A window of Streptomyces marispadix contains these coding sequences:
- a CDS encoding DMT family transporter, whose amino-acid sequence MARTDGGGTTGRPAPGERAERTPGAPGNGPETGHVPGPGRDPGRAPGTGRARASRQGGPALMVVAGAACTSSSGMFIKLSEVNAGTAAFLRCALALAVLAPMALVECRRIGRRPGRLLALDLAAGTLLGLDYVCWVRSIHDLGAGVATLLLNVQLIVFPLLARFLTGVRLARRFWLTAFVLLAGLALAGGAIGRPEPGTDPLSGVLFGTIAGVAFAGYLFLIRLGGDGGRAGDAQLPSAASPEELRGGAEVAESSDRTGDGTPLCPEGVGYAGGTGSGAASTPVATAPSHTVTPVCAATFAAAVAAGVLGALWTGVDVDPGWPAWGWLIPMAFLGQVVAWLLINPALPRLAPDKGATLLLLQPILAILFGVGFLAERPTLSQYAGCVLVVLAIWRTTRTDH is encoded by the coding sequence ATGGCACGTACGGACGGCGGAGGCACGACGGGGCGGCCCGCACCGGGCGAACGAGCAGAGCGGACGCCGGGCGCACCGGGGAACGGGCCGGAGACCGGTCACGTCCCGGGCCCCGGGCGGGACCCGGGACGCGCGCCCGGGACCGGACGAGCGCGGGCGTCCCGGCAGGGCGGCCCCGCGCTGATGGTGGTGGCGGGCGCCGCATGCACCTCGTCCTCCGGCATGTTCATCAAGCTCTCCGAGGTGAACGCGGGCACCGCGGCCTTTCTGCGGTGCGCCCTCGCGCTGGCCGTGCTCGCGCCGATGGCACTCGTGGAGTGCCGCCGCATCGGGCGCCGGCCCGGGCGGCTGCTCGCGCTCGATCTCGCGGCGGGGACTCTGCTCGGACTCGACTACGTGTGCTGGGTGCGGAGCATCCACGATCTGGGCGCGGGCGTCGCGACGCTGCTGCTCAACGTCCAGTTGATCGTCTTCCCGCTGCTGGCGCGCTTCCTGACCGGCGTTCGGCTGGCACGCAGATTCTGGCTCACCGCGTTCGTGCTGCTCGCTGGGCTGGCCTTGGCGGGAGGCGCCATCGGACGGCCCGAACCCGGGACCGACCCGCTCTCCGGGGTGCTCTTCGGCACGATCGCGGGCGTGGCCTTCGCGGGCTATCTCTTCCTGATACGGCTCGGCGGCGACGGCGGCCGGGCCGGCGACGCCCAACTCCCGTCCGCGGCAAGCCCGGAGGAGCTACGCGGCGGAGCCGAGGTGGCGGAGAGCAGTGACCGTACCGGGGACGGTACGCCCCTGTGCCCCGAGGGCGTAGGCTACGCGGGCGGCACGGGCTCGGGCGCCGCGAGCACCCCGGTCGCAACCGCCCCCTCCCACACCGTCACTCCCGTCTGCGCGGCCACCTTCGCCGCCGCCGTCGCCGCGGGCGTGCTCGGGGCGCTGTGGACGGGCGTCGACGTCGATCCCGGATGGCCCGCCTGGGGCTGGCTGATACCGATGGCGTTCCTCGGCCAGGTCGTGGCGTGGCTGCTCATCAACCCGGCGCTGCCACGGCTCGCCCCCGACAAGGGCGCGACGCTGCTGCTTCTCCAGCCGATCCTGGCGATCCTCTTCGGTGTCGGTTTCCTCGCCGAACGCCCCACTCTCAGCCAGTACGCGGGCTGTGTCCTGGTCGTACTGGCGATATGGCGCACCACCCGTACCGATCATTAG
- a CDS encoding serine hydrolase domain-containing protein gives MSVRSTAVALVAAAVAAFSVSSSAAADAGHSAAQDEMDAQVQQDGVPGVLGEARDGGGVWHGASGVADRGTGRPPMPHDKFRIGSLTKPFVATVMLQLQSEGTVDLDAPVERWLPGTVRGGGQDGRQVTVRQLLGHTSGLYDFTADRRMRRHYFGPRFGAHRFDTHSPKSLVRTAMSHQRSFAPGSDWGYSNTNYVLAGMVIAKATGHSYAHEIERRIIRPLKLRDTSLPGDSPRIPRPHGQAYSTLSRGAPPAHGTRSRDGVHDVTALDPSLAGASGEMISSTGDLVRFMRALLRGDVLPPRQLTEMKSTVPADGDNRYGLGLTEHRLSCGTTVWGHEGTIQGSISTAVTTSDGSHTAAFHLNGDWSAKTEALVEAEYCG, from the coding sequence ATGTCCGTGCGCTCCACCGCCGTAGCCCTGGTGGCCGCCGCCGTGGCGGCGTTCTCCGTGAGTTCGTCGGCGGCGGCGGACGCGGGGCACTCCGCCGCCCAGGACGAGATGGACGCCCAGGTCCAACAGGACGGCGTCCCGGGCGTGTTGGGCGAGGCCCGGGACGGCGGCGGCGTCTGGCACGGCGCCTCGGGCGTCGCGGACCGCGGTACGGGCCGCCCGCCGATGCCGCACGACAAGTTCCGCATCGGCAGCCTCACGAAGCCGTTCGTCGCCACGGTGATGCTCCAGCTCCAGTCGGAGGGCACCGTCGACCTGGACGCGCCCGTGGAGCGCTGGCTGCCGGGCACCGTGCGGGGCGGCGGCCAGGACGGGCGCCAGGTCACCGTGCGCCAACTCCTCGGCCACACCAGCGGTCTGTACGACTTCACCGCTGACCGGCGCATGAGGCGCCACTACTTCGGACCGAGGTTCGGCGCCCACCGGTTCGACACGCACTCTCCCAAGTCCCTTGTGCGTACGGCCATGTCGCATCAGCGCAGCTTCGCGCCCGGCTCCGACTGGGGCTACTCCAACACCAACTACGTACTCGCGGGCATGGTCATAGCGAAGGCCACCGGCCACTCCTACGCACACGAGATAGAACGCCGCATCATCCGCCCGCTGAAGCTGCGCGACACCTCGCTCCCCGGCGACTCCCCCCGCATCCCCCGGCCGCACGGGCAGGCGTACTCGACGCTCTCCCGCGGCGCCCCGCCCGCTCACGGCACCCGCTCGCGGGACGGCGTCCACGACGTCACCGCGCTCGATCCCTCCCTCGCGGGCGCCTCCGGCGAGATGATCTCCTCCACGGGCGATCTGGTCCGTTTCATGAGGGCGTTGCTGCGCGGCGACGTGCTGCCGCCGCGCCAGCTCACGGAGATGAAGTCCACCGTCCCCGCCGACGGCGACAACCGCTACGGGCTGGGCCTCACCGAGCACCGGCTCTCCTGCGGGACCACCGTGTGGGGCCACGAGGGCACCATCCAGGGCTCGATCTCCACCGCCGTGACCACGTCCGACGGCTCGCACACCGCGGCGTTCCACCTCAACGGCGACTGGTCGGCCAAGACGGAAGCCCTGGTCGAGGCGGAGTACTGCGGCTAG
- a CDS encoding beta-N-acetylglucosaminidase domain-containing protein: protein MGAAPKGDRARRRAGATALTAAVIGGILGGVPATQASAAPGPGDRSAGATDQEPQNGEKARGGSLPPVWPRPQSMRQRDGFVAVGREATVVADEDTDPAALDALRAVLRDAGARDVRQVRPGQQLPRGGGLVVRVDSATAPQALAALKAPPRGDLPRGGYRLAAGRTDKRSTVALEGADADGLFHAVQTLRQLVTERDGGRGFAGVTVRDWPTAPVRGITEGFYGSSWTQRQRLEQLDFLGRTKQNRYLYASTDDPYRQSSRWRDPYPAAQRDEFRELADRARRNHVKLGWAVAPGQGMCFSSGADRRALLRKLDAMRALGFEAFQLRFEDVSYSEWHCDEDAQKYGSGAKAAARAHAELANDVARHLAERHRDAEPLSVMPTEFYQGGGTEYRDELAGRLDPGVQVAWTGVGVVPRTITGGELTAVREAFHQHPLVTMDNYPVNDYAQDRIFLGPYRGREPAVAARSAAVLTNAMKQPAASRIPLFTAADYAWNPKGYDPQRSWQAAIDEAAGGDAQAREAVGALAGNDASSVLGNEESAYLRPLLKDFWAAYDASDPQDRDSLKRLRRTAGELRGAFHTMRTAQDRVPGALAGEVRPWLEELARHGEAGEQAVRMLSAQARGDGGEAWDARLAVERLHARDKDPDRPSATVGKGVLKDFVKRSLKASDAWTGADHRGTGRHRATAEGGPAARPDSPAKAAVDGDPDTAYRAEAAPATGYFAPRSPLPGASLPGGLGRGSGSSGGAGGPWDGPGEGQGGGRGQGSGGGSGQDTPALTVRLPEQRPLDAVTVQTGPGSGTRARVEAHVPGEGWRRLGPLSGSGWTQRDAHGLRADALRLAWSPGSDEPVVHEITPWYADRPDASLSLTEDDVYAPIGGGTGRTAVELHGHVPSDVRGRVTAEAPDGFTVRTPRRTVVPRGGRTEVPVEIEADSSVKSGSHRITLHFGEDEKRTLTVRAFPRTGGPDLARDAEATSSGDETGDFPASAVNDGREDTRWSSPAKDGEWVQLKLRDPARLGELVLHWQDAYAKRYRVQVSPDGKRWREAASVRDGKGGKETVRMDAPRDTRYVRVQGDERATRFGLSLWSLQAYAVKEGAGRDR from the coding sequence GTGGGCGCAGCGCCCAAGGGGGACAGAGCACGGCGGCGGGCCGGAGCGACAGCGCTCACCGCGGCCGTCATCGGCGGAATTCTCGGCGGGGTGCCCGCGACGCAGGCCAGTGCCGCCCCCGGACCCGGCGACCGTTCCGCCGGTGCCACGGACCAGGAGCCGCAGAACGGTGAGAAGGCGCGCGGCGGTTCCCTGCCGCCTGTGTGGCCGCGCCCGCAGTCGATGCGCCAGCGGGACGGTTTCGTAGCCGTAGGCCGCGAAGCGACCGTCGTGGCCGACGAGGACACCGACCCCGCGGCTCTCGACGCCTTGCGGGCGGTGCTGCGTGACGCCGGTGCGCGCGACGTCCGACAGGTGCGCCCAGGACAGCAGTTGCCCCGAGGGGGCGGCCTCGTCGTACGCGTGGACTCGGCGACGGCCCCGCAAGCCCTCGCCGCGCTGAAGGCGCCGCCGCGAGGCGACCTGCCCCGCGGCGGCTACCGTCTCGCCGCCGGACGTACGGACAAGCGCAGCACCGTCGCTCTCGAAGGCGCCGACGCCGACGGCCTGTTCCACGCCGTGCAGACCCTGCGGCAGCTCGTCACCGAGCGGGACGGCGGGCGCGGCTTCGCCGGCGTGACCGTGAGGGACTGGCCCACCGCCCCCGTGCGCGGCATCACCGAAGGCTTCTACGGCAGTTCGTGGACACAGCGACAGCGCCTGGAACAGCTCGACTTCCTCGGGCGCACCAAGCAGAACCGCTATCTCTACGCCTCCACCGACGACCCGTACCGGCAGTCCTCCCGTTGGCGCGACCCCTATCCGGCCGCGCAACGCGACGAGTTCCGCGAACTGGCCGACCGCGCCCGGCGCAACCATGTGAAGCTCGGCTGGGCCGTCGCACCGGGCCAGGGCATGTGCTTCTCCTCGGGCGCCGACCGCCGCGCGCTGCTGCGGAAGCTGGACGCCATGCGCGCCCTGGGCTTCGAGGCGTTCCAGCTCCGCTTCGAGGACGTCAGCTACAGCGAGTGGCACTGCGACGAGGACGCGCAGAAGTACGGTTCCGGGGCGAAGGCCGCGGCACGCGCCCACGCCGAGCTCGCCAACGACGTGGCGAGGCACCTCGCGGAACGCCACCGTGACGCCGAGCCGCTGTCGGTGATGCCGACCGAGTTCTACCAGGGCGGCGGCACCGAGTACCGCGACGAGCTGGCGGGGCGGCTGGACCCCGGCGTGCAGGTCGCCTGGACTGGGGTCGGAGTGGTCCCCCGGACCATCACCGGCGGCGAACTCACCGCCGTACGCGAGGCGTTCCACCAGCATCCGCTGGTCACCATGGACAACTACCCCGTCAACGACTACGCGCAGGACCGGATCTTCCTCGGGCCCTACCGCGGCCGGGAGCCGGCGGTCGCCGCCCGCTCCGCCGCCGTGCTGACCAATGCGATGAAGCAGCCTGCCGCGTCCCGCATTCCGCTGTTCACGGCCGCCGACTACGCCTGGAATCCGAAGGGTTACGACCCTCAGCGCTCCTGGCAGGCGGCGATCGACGAGGCCGCGGGCGGCGACGCGCAGGCACGCGAGGCCGTGGGCGCGCTCGCGGGGAACGACGCCTCGTCCGTGCTCGGCAACGAGGAATCGGCCTATCTGCGGCCGCTGTTGAAGGACTTCTGGGCCGCCTACGACGCCTCCGACCCGCAGGACCGGGACTCGCTGAAGCGGCTGCGGCGCACCGCCGGCGAGTTGCGCGGCGCCTTCCATACGATGCGCACCGCCCAGGACCGCGTGCCGGGCGCGCTCGCCGGTGAAGTACGGCCATGGCTGGAGGAGTTGGCGCGCCACGGCGAGGCGGGCGAGCAGGCCGTGCGGATGCTCTCGGCGCAGGCGCGCGGCGACGGCGGCGAAGCCTGGGACGCCCGCCTGGCGGTGGAGCGGCTGCACGCGCGGGACAAGGACCCCGACCGGCCGTCGGCGACCGTCGGCAAGGGCGTGCTGAAGGACTTCGTGAAGCGTTCGCTGAAGGCCTCCGACGCCTGGACGGGCGCGGACCACAGGGGCACGGGACGCCACCGTGCCACCGCCGAGGGCGGACCGGCGGCCCGCCCCGACTCCCCCGCGAAGGCCGCCGTCGACGGCGATCCGGACACCGCCTACCGTGCCGAAGCCGCCCCCGCCACCGGGTACTTCGCGCCGCGCTCTCCGCTGCCCGGCGCGTCGTTGCCGGGCGGTCTCGGCCGTGGCTCCGGCTCGTCAGGCGGCGCGGGCGGGCCGTGGGACGGTCCCGGAGAGGGCCAGGGCGGAGGCCGGGGGCAGGGCTCGGGGGGCGGCAGCGGCCAGGACACCCCCGCGCTCACCGTGCGGCTGCCCGAGCAGCGCCCCCTGGACGCGGTCACCGTGCAGACCGGTCCCGGCTCCGGGACCAGGGCCCGCGTGGAGGCCCATGTGCCGGGCGAGGGCTGGCGGCGCCTCGGCCCGCTCTCCGGCAGCGGCTGGACCCAGCGGGACGCACACGGCCTGAGGGCCGACGCGCTGCGTCTCGCCTGGTCGCCGGGCTCGGACGAGCCGGTGGTCCACGAGATCACCCCCTGGTACGCCGACCGGCCCGACGCCTCCCTCTCCCTGACCGAGGACGACGTCTACGCGCCGATCGGCGGGGGCACGGGCAGGACCGCCGTCGAACTCCACGGGCACGTTCCGTCCGACGTACGCGGCCGGGTCACCGCCGAGGCCCCGGACGGCTTCACGGTGCGCACGCCGCGGCGCACGGTCGTACCACGCGGCGGCAGAACCGAGGTCCCCGTGGAGATCGAGGCCGACTCGTCGGTGAAGTCCGGCAGTCACCGCATCACGCTCCACTTCGGCGAGGACGAGAAGCGGACGCTGACGGTACGGGCGTTCCCGCGTACCGGCGGTCCGGATCTGGCACGTGACGCGGAGGCCACCTCCTCCGGCGACGAGACCGGCGACTTCCCCGCCTCCGCCGTCAACGACGGCCGCGAGGACACCCGTTGGTCCTCCCCCGCCAAGGACGGCGAGTGGGTGCAGCTCAAGCTGCGCGACCCGGCGCGACTCGGCGAACTGGTGCTGCACTGGCAGGACGCCTACGCCAAGCGCTACCGCGTGCAGGTCTCGCCGGACGGCAAGCGCTGGCGGGAGGCGGCGTCCGTGAGGGACGGCAAGGGCGGCAAGGAGACGGTCCGCATGGACGCGCCCCGCGACACGCGCTACGTGAGGGTCCAGGGCGACGAGCGGGCCACGCGCTTCGGCCTCTCGCTGTGGTCGTTGCAGGCGTACGCCGTGAAGGAGGGAGCCGGGCGGGACCGCTGA
- a CDS encoding HNH endonuclease, whose protein sequence is MPHVLVLNASYEPLGVVPLRRALILVLNDKAVSLEESGALMHSATRVIPAPSVVRLKRFVRVPFRGTVPLTRRALFARDGGRCAYCGGVATSVDHVIPRSRGGQHTWENVVAACRRCNHVKADRHVAEIGWRLRHQPAPPSGLAWRIIGTGHRDPRWMPYLQPYGADDALARIEGRATA, encoded by the coding sequence GTGCCGCATGTCCTGGTCCTCAACGCGTCGTACGAGCCGCTCGGTGTCGTACCGCTACGTCGCGCCCTCATCCTCGTGCTGAACGACAAGGCGGTCAGCCTCGAGGAGTCCGGCGCACTGATGCACAGCGCGACCCGTGTCATACCCGCGCCCAGCGTCGTACGGCTGAAGCGCTTCGTGCGGGTGCCCTTTCGGGGCACCGTTCCGCTGACCCGACGGGCGCTCTTCGCCCGCGACGGCGGCCGGTGCGCGTACTGCGGTGGTGTCGCAACCAGCGTCGACCACGTCATTCCGCGCAGCCGCGGCGGACAGCACACCTGGGAGAACGTGGTGGCCGCCTGCCGCCGCTGCAACCACGTCAAAGCGGACCGCCACGTCGCCGAGATCGGCTGGCGGCTGCGCCATCAACCCGCGCCGCCGTCGGGCCTGGCCTGGCGGATCATCGGCACGGGACACCGAGACCCGCGCTGGATGCCGTACCTACAGCCATACGGCGCGGACGACGCCCTCGCCCGGATCGAAGGCAGAGCTACTGCCTGA
- a CDS encoding mechanosensitive ion channel family protein, producing MGDGVPDGPTSLKDAHESAADAAGWVEQNWSEWVAAGLRILLIAIIAILLRHVIRRAISRLIKRVNRRAEAADSANALRGLLVSGERRRQRSQAIGSVLRSISSFVIIGTALLMVLSDLGINLAPLLASAGVAGVALGFGARDVVTDLLAGIFMLLEDQYGVGDRVDVGEISGTVLEIGLRVTQLRGDNGEIWYIRNGEIKRVGNLSQGWATAAVDVQVAPSEDLDEVRAAIVAVGEELGRTEPWDEQLWEPVEVLGLDSVTLEEAVVRVSAKTMPGKALGVERELRWRIKQALDRRGIESTEQPSLAGDGPEGRDGRDGAAADSAAGAAAGSAGAGAADGSGAAVAPGPKQVTGGKQVPGGKQVPVGKQTGGGPADGSKVPLQKARK from the coding sequence ATGGGAGACGGCGTGCCCGACGGCCCCACGTCCTTGAAGGACGCACACGAGTCCGCCGCCGACGCCGCCGGCTGGGTCGAGCAGAACTGGTCGGAGTGGGTCGCCGCCGGACTGCGCATACTGCTCATCGCGATCATCGCGATCCTCCTGCGGCACGTGATACGCCGCGCCATCAGCAGGCTGATCAAGCGCGTCAACCGCCGTGCGGAGGCCGCCGACAGCGCCAACGCGCTCCGTGGGCTGCTCGTCAGCGGCGAGCGCAGGCGGCAGCGTTCCCAGGCCATCGGATCGGTGCTGCGCAGCATCTCCTCGTTCGTGATCATCGGCACCGCGCTGCTGATGGTCCTCTCCGACCTCGGCATCAATCTCGCCCCGCTGCTGGCCAGCGCCGGCGTCGCCGGCGTCGCCCTCGGCTTCGGCGCACGCGACGTCGTCACGGACCTGCTCGCCGGGATCTTCATGCTGCTCGAGGACCAGTACGGGGTCGGCGACCGCGTCGACGTCGGCGAGATCTCCGGAACGGTCCTGGAGATCGGGCTGCGCGTCACACAGCTCCGCGGCGACAACGGCGAGATCTGGTACATCCGCAACGGCGAGATCAAGCGCGTCGGCAACCTCAGCCAGGGCTGGGCGACCGCGGCCGTGGACGTACAGGTGGCCCCCAGCGAGGACCTCGACGAGGTACGGGCGGCCATCGTCGCCGTGGGCGAGGAGCTGGGCAGGACCGAGCCCTGGGACGAGCAGCTCTGGGAGCCGGTCGAGGTGCTCGGCCTGGACTCGGTGACGCTCGAGGAGGCGGTCGTACGGGTCTCGGCGAAGACCATGCCGGGCAAGGCGCTCGGCGTGGAGCGGGAGCTGCGCTGGCGGATCAAGCAGGCGCTGGACCGCAGGGGCATCGAGAGCACCGAGCAGCCGTCGCTCGCCGGGGACGGGCCGGAGGGCCGCGACGGGCGTGACGGTGCCGCTGCGGACTCCGCTGCCGGTGCCGCTGCCGGAAGCGCCGGTGCCGGTGCGGCGGACGGCTCGGGCGCCGCCGTCGCCCCCGGCCCCAAGCAGGTCACGGGCGGAAAGCAGGTCCCGGGCGGCAAGCAGGTCCCGGTCGGCAAGCAGACGGGCGGCGGCCCGGCCGACGGCTCCAAGGTGCCGTTGCAGAAGGCCCGTAAGTAA
- a CDS encoding ROK family transcriptional regulator: MAGTTPGTPSVLRAMNDRAALDLLLAQGPLSRGRIGELTGLSKPTASQLLARLESAGLVVVTGRSEGRPGPNAQLYAVNGQAAHVAGVDVTTARILAGVADVTGRVAGTFEVPTPARRPGSPRPCPPELVVRAVEGAAEAAGVHTSALHRTVIGTPGAFDPSTGRLRYASHLPGWHSPTLLEEMAAALPMPVEYDNDVNLAAVAEQRLGAARGHDDFVLLWNEQGIGAALVIGGRLHRGRTGGAGEVGFLPVPGTPLVRDPALHNSGGFQALAGAGAVLRWAHELGLPYAPVGSLQADAAALVARAAEEAPPEEGEDGELGPRYELLRRLATGTAVGLASMVAVLDPQLIVLSGGVLTAGGERLRRLVQQELAELAVPRPELKLGTVTGDPVLHGALESALATTRDEVFDTSR; encoded by the coding sequence ATGGCCGGTACGACGCCGGGGACCCCGAGTGTGCTGCGCGCGATGAACGACCGCGCCGCACTCGATCTGCTGCTCGCGCAAGGCCCGCTGTCGAGGGGCCGCATCGGCGAACTGACCGGCCTCTCCAAGCCGACGGCCTCCCAGTTGCTCGCCCGTCTGGAGAGCGCGGGTCTGGTCGTCGTCACCGGAAGGAGCGAGGGCCGCCCCGGGCCCAACGCCCAGCTCTACGCCGTCAACGGGCAGGCCGCCCATGTCGCCGGCGTCGACGTCACCACCGCGCGCATCCTCGCCGGAGTCGCCGACGTCACCGGCCGCGTCGCCGGGACCTTCGAAGTACCCACCCCCGCACGGCGTCCCGGCAGCCCCCGCCCTTGCCCTCCCGAACTGGTCGTACGCGCCGTCGAGGGAGCCGCCGAGGCCGCGGGCGTGCACACCTCCGCCCTCCACCGCACCGTCATCGGCACACCGGGCGCCTTCGACCCCAGTACCGGGCGGCTGCGCTACGCCTCACACCTGCCCGGCTGGCACTCCCCCACGCTGCTGGAGGAGATGGCCGCCGCACTGCCCATGCCCGTCGAGTACGACAACGACGTGAACCTCGCCGCCGTAGCCGAGCAGCGCCTGGGCGCGGCCCGCGGCCATGACGACTTCGTACTGCTGTGGAACGAGCAGGGCATCGGCGCGGCGCTCGTCATCGGGGGGCGGCTGCATCGCGGCCGTACGGGCGGCGCGGGCGAGGTCGGGTTCCTTCCGGTGCCCGGCACTCCGCTCGTACGGGACCCGGCGCTGCACAACAGCGGCGGCTTCCAGGCGCTCGCGGGCGCGGGAGCGGTGCTGCGGTGGGCCCATGAGCTGGGCCTGCCCTACGCCCCCGTGGGCTCGCTACAGGCCGACGCCGCGGCCCTGGTGGCGCGTGCCGCCGAGGAGGCCCCGCCGGAGGAGGGCGAGGACGGTGAACTCGGGCCGCGATACGAGCTGTTGCGCCGTCTGGCCACCGGGACGGCCGTCGGCCTGGCGTCCATGGTCGCCGTGCTCGATCCGCAGCTCATCGTGCTCTCGGGGGGCGTACTGACCGCGGGAGGGGAGCGGCTGCGGCGGCTCGTACAGCAGGAACTGGCCGAACTCGCCGTGCCCAGGCCCGAGTTGAAGCTCGGTACGGTCACGGGCGATCCGGTGCTGCACGGGGCGCTGGAGAGCGCCCTGGCCACGACCCGTGACGAGGTCTTCGACACCTCACGCTGA